From Mauremys mutica isolate MM-2020 ecotype Southern chromosome 17, ASM2049712v1, whole genome shotgun sequence, one genomic window encodes:
- the LOC123351998 gene encoding interferon-inducible GTPase 5-like, whose protein sequence is MDMELVSVLMKGMESVSVLMKGIESISVLMEALDLRLDPKEFFNGSIKVFEEFMDLFKDKGQDEVASIAQAELDSFKSTMLNIAITGETGAGKSSFINALRGLTAEDDGAAPTGVTETTTEPTVYPYPNHPNVRLWDLPGIGAPDFQPNTYLRQVNFKRYDFFVIIASERFKCNHAALAREIEKMGKRFYFVRSKVDEDLRNEERDHPRTFSQESVLERLRMDCRKHLQKAGMSNPEIFLLSSCEFTKYDAPALVKALQDDLQGLQRLAFLLSLPNLSAEIIEEKKAALKKLIWLISLASALVNVIPIPRLSVACDIGILLASMIGFYKYFGLDDRSLANLARQAGIPIAELKAVIISPRAEEITEDVVIKLLLKEKGLPRLTANLPVLGPMLTVGISFLTTYLMLLRFLCEVAEDAKRVRKTALKEDKKKRK, encoded by the coding sequence ATGGATATGGAGCTAGTCTCAGTGCTCATGAAGGGTATGGAGTCTGTCTCCGTGCTCATGAAGGGTATAGAGTCCATCTCAGTGCTCATGGAAGCTCTGGATCTAAGGTTGGACCCAAAGGAATTCTTCAATGGCTCCATAAAAGTGTTTGAGGAGTTCATGGATCTTTTCAAAGATAAAGGACAGGATGAAGTGGCTTCTATAGCGCAGGCGGAGCTGGATTCGTTCAAATCCACCATGCTCAACATCGCCATCACGGGGGAGACGGGCGCCGGGAAATCGTCCTTCATCAACGCCCTGCGGGGACTGACCGCTGAGGATGACGGGGCTGCCCCAACTGGGGTGACAGAAACGACGACGGAGCCGACTGTTTATCCCTATCCGAACCACCCCAATGTGAGGCTGTGGGACCTGCCCGGCATTGGTGCCCCGGATTTTCAGCCAAACACGTACCTGCGGCAAGTGAACTTCAAACGCTATGACTTCTTCGTGATCATCGCTTCGGAGCGCTTCAAATGCAACCACGCGGCCCTGGCCCGGGAGATCGAGAAGATGGGGAAGAGGTTCTATTTTGTGCGCTCCAAGGTGGATGAAGACTTGCGCAACGAAGAAAGGGATCACCCTAGAACGTTCAGTCAGGAGAGCGTCCTGGAGCGACTCAGGATGGACTGCAGGAAACACCTGCAAAAGGCAGGGATGAGCAACCCAGAGATTTTCCTTCTCTCCAGCTGTGAATTCACCAAGTATGATGCTCCTGCCCTGGTCAAGGCTTTGCAGGATGATCTCCAAGGTCTGCAGAGACTTGCCTTTCTGCTCAGTCTGCCAAACCTGTCTGCAGAAATCATAGAGGAGAAGAAAGCTGCCCTGAAGAAGCTGATATGGCTAATATCTCTTGCGTCGGCTTTGGTCAATGTCATTCCTATCCCGCGGCTCTCTGTTGCTTGTGATATTGGCATCCTGCTAGCATCCATGATTGGCTTCTACAAGTACTTTGGCCTAGATGATAGATCCTTGGCTAATCTGGCCAGGCAGGCTGGAATACCGATAGCGGAGCTGAAGGCCGTTATCATATCTCCCAGGGCAGAAGAAATAACCGAAGATGTTGTAATCAAACTGCTGCTAAAGGAGAAGGGTTTGCCTAGATTAACTGCAAATCTACCAGTGCTTGGTCCCATGTTAACTGTGGGAATCTCTTTTTTAACCACCTACCTCATGCTGTTGAGATTTCTCTGTGAAGTGGCTGAAGATGCCAAAAGGGTTCGGAAGACCGCTTTGAAGGAAGACAAGAAAAAGCGTAAATGA